One window of Nocardioides dongkuii genomic DNA carries:
- a CDS encoding bifunctional riboflavin kinase/FAD synthetase — MQIWRSLDDVPPGLGRTAVVIGNFDGVHLGHRQVLSRARELADERGLTLVAVTFDPHPMAVLRPEHAPSTLTSMELRAELLAEAGADAVLAVPFDRDVATWTPEEFVQRVVVDALGAAAVVVGANFRFGSRAAGDVALLRAEGERLGFTAEGIPLDGGPMVWSSTYVRTCLATGDVAGAAQALGRPYAVRGVVVRGDQRGRELGYPTANVPTDGLTAAPADGVYAGWLVRLDTGERFPAAISVGTNPTFDGVRARRVESYVLDRTDLELYGVEVEVSFVDRLRGMVAFDSVEALVEQMDDDVRRAREMLVP, encoded by the coding sequence GTGCAGATCTGGCGATCGCTCGACGACGTGCCGCCCGGCCTCGGCCGTACCGCCGTCGTCATCGGCAACTTCGACGGCGTCCACCTCGGGCACCGTCAGGTGCTGTCGCGGGCGCGCGAGCTCGCCGACGAGCGCGGGCTCACGCTGGTGGCGGTCACCTTCGACCCGCACCCGATGGCGGTGCTGCGCCCCGAGCACGCCCCGAGCACGCTGACCTCGATGGAGCTGCGCGCCGAGCTGCTCGCCGAGGCGGGCGCCGACGCCGTCCTGGCAGTGCCCTTCGACCGAGACGTCGCCACCTGGACCCCCGAGGAGTTCGTGCAGCGGGTCGTGGTCGACGCACTGGGTGCGGCCGCGGTCGTCGTCGGCGCCAACTTCCGGTTCGGGTCACGGGCCGCGGGCGACGTCGCCCTGCTCCGCGCCGAGGGGGAGCGGCTCGGGTTCACCGCCGAGGGCATCCCGCTCGACGGCGGACCGATGGTGTGGTCCTCGACGTACGTCCGGACCTGCCTGGCCACCGGTGACGTCGCCGGCGCCGCCCAGGCCCTGGGTCGTCCGTACGCCGTGCGCGGCGTCGTCGTCCGCGGCGACCAGCGGGGCCGCGAGCTCGGCTACCCGACGGCCAACGTGCCCACCGACGGCCTGACGGCGGCGCCCGCCGACGGCGTGTACGCCGGCTGGCTGGTGCGCCTGGACACCGGCGAGCGGTTCCCCGCCGCGATCAGCGTCGGCACCAACCCCACCTTCGACGGGGTACGGGCGCGGCGCGTGGAGAGCTACGTGCTGGACCGCACCGACCTGGAGCTCTACGGCGTGGAGGTCGAGGTCTCCTTCGTCGACCGGCTGCGTGGCATGGTCGCCTTCGACTCCGTCGAGGCGCTCGTGGAGCAGATGGACGACGATGTCCGCCGCGCGCGCGAGATGCTGGTCCCGTGA
- a CDS encoding sulfite oxidase — protein sequence MSRDGITRRTLLAASAAGATLASTAGTLAGTTWRAVAGAPAILKPLPPEWFVDFGTNAEMRWESVDPRRYLTAPSHLFVRNHTVTPTIDASSYRLRILGDAVAGERSLSLRDLHRFRPVEVTTVHECTGNGRSFFGSQQGETVSGTAWTLGAVGTVTWQGVRLADVLRAAGVRRDAVSVQATGLDPSFVSGGVDHGPVRRPFPIVKAYDDALLAWGMNGRPLLPDHGYPLRLVLPGWVGIASIKWLGSLEVSTTELTSPWNTRWYRMSGGAYPADAPPLTLNPVRSAWELPWDATLPRRRRLELTGRSWSGAGPIARVDVSLDGGRTWSHARLRDRPRGAAWTRWSVAWDRPTPGAHTLLARATDVHGRTQPDVTPYNSQGYFFDAVVRHPVTVA from the coding sequence ATGTCCCGCGATGGCATCACCCGACGCACCCTGCTGGCCGCCTCGGCCGCCGGTGCGACCCTGGCCTCCACTGCCGGCACCCTCGCCGGCACCACCTGGCGCGCCGTCGCCGGGGCGCCCGCGATCCTCAAGCCGCTGCCACCCGAGTGGTTCGTCGACTTCGGCACGAACGCCGAGATGCGTTGGGAGTCGGTCGACCCGCGCCGCTACCTCACCGCGCCCTCGCACCTCTTCGTCCGCAACCACACGGTGACCCCGACGATCGACGCGTCGTCGTACCGCCTGCGCATCCTCGGTGACGCGGTGGCGGGGGAGCGCTCGCTGTCGCTGCGCGACCTGCACCGGTTCCGGCCCGTCGAGGTGACCACCGTGCACGAGTGCACCGGCAACGGGCGCAGCTTCTTCGGCAGCCAGCAGGGCGAGACGGTGAGCGGCACCGCCTGGACCCTCGGCGCGGTCGGCACCGTCACCTGGCAGGGCGTCCGGCTCGCCGACGTGCTCCGGGCCGCCGGCGTGCGCCGCGACGCGGTCTCGGTGCAGGCGACCGGGCTCGACCCGTCGTTCGTCTCCGGGGGAGTCGACCACGGGCCGGTGCGGCGGCCGTTCCCGATCGTCAAGGCGTACGACGACGCGCTGCTCGCCTGGGGGATGAACGGCCGGCCGCTGCTGCCCGACCACGGCTACCCGCTGCGGCTGGTGCTGCCCGGCTGGGTGGGCATCGCGAGCATCAAGTGGCTCGGGTCGCTGGAGGTGTCGACGACCGAGCTGACCTCGCCGTGGAACACCAGGTGGTACCGGATGTCCGGGGGCGCCTACCCCGCCGACGCGCCGCCGCTGACCCTCAACCCGGTGCGCTCGGCGTGGGAGCTGCCGTGGGACGCCACGCTCCCGCGGCGCCGCCGGCTGGAGCTCACGGGGCGGTCCTGGAGCGGCGCCGGCCCGATCGCACGGGTCGACGTCAGCCTGGACGGCGGCCGCACCTGGTCGCACGCCCGGCTGCGGGACCGCCCGCGCGGGGCGGCGTGGACCCGCTGGTCGGTGGCGTGGGACCGGCCGACGCCGGGCGCCCACACCCTGCTGGCGCGCGCGACCGACGTGCACGGCCGCACCCAGCCCGACGTCACGCCGTACAACTCCCAGGGCTACTTCTTCGACGCGGTGGTGCGGCACCCCGTCACGGTCGCCTAG
- a CDS encoding HPr family phosphocarrier protein, giving the protein MPTKSVVVGSAVGLHARPAAIISEAAGELDSEVLIGIPGDEPVDAASALLIMTLGAGRGDTVEVSGEDQADVDAIAALVEKDLDA; this is encoded by the coding sequence ATGCCCACCAAGTCCGTCGTCGTCGGCTCTGCCGTCGGCCTGCACGCCCGCCCCGCCGCGATCATCTCCGAGGCGGCCGGCGAGCTCGACTCCGAGGTCCTCATCGGGATCCCGGGAGACGAGCCCGTCGACGCCGCCTCGGCCCTGCTGATCATGACCCTCGGGGCCGGCCGCGGGGACACCGTCGAGGTCTCGGGCGAGGACCAGGCCGACGTCGACGCGATCGCGGCGCTCGTCGAGAAGGACCTCGACGCCTGA
- a CDS encoding PTS fructose transporter subunit IIABC produces the protein MSDLITTALVRLDADLGTDKHAVIRALAGVVADAGRTSDVEQLVADALAREETAPTGLPGGIAIPHCRTAAVEEPTLVFARLSPPVDFGAKDGPADLAFLITAPAGGDATHLQLLTKLARALVKPAFTDSLRAAETVEEVVAEVAHVLGATPPAKKTAPAPASAPQEAAPQDAAPPAAAPTAGRRLVAVTACPTGIAHTYMAAEALEAAAERAGVELAVETQGSAGAKPLAPATIEAAAAVIFAVDVGVRDRHRFAGKPVVSSGVKRPIDDADAMIAEALRYADDPGAPRVEGSSSSGGGGDATAGAGESWGGRTRRVLMTGVSYMIPFVAAGGLLIALAFLLGGYEIVDHGRAIVIDNSLWDLPDPAALGLDHALFGSGLLAYIGALFLVIGQTAFAFFIPALAGYIAYAIADRPGIAPGFVLGGLAANTIGAEGGSAYPATGFLGAIVGGVLAGLIAHWIASWQVPAWARGLMPVLVIPLLASVLAGGLMLVLLGRPISWLMGQLEDGLSSMSGSSAILLGVVLGLMMAFDMGGPLNKVAYSFAAAGVGGASLATDAPELRIMAAVMLAGMVPPIALALATVLRPGLFSVPERENGKAGWLLGASFITEGAIPFAAADPLRVIPAIMAGSAVTGGLSQAFDVSVRAPHGGIFVLFAVDGVLWFLVSLAAGVLVGAAAVIVLKSIGRKPATTDPATRASTDSTTAAA, from the coding sequence ATGTCCGACCTGATCACCACGGCCCTGGTCCGCCTCGACGCGGACCTCGGCACCGACAAGCACGCGGTCATCCGCGCGCTCGCGGGCGTCGTCGCCGACGCCGGCCGTACCAGCGACGTCGAGCAGCTCGTCGCCGACGCCCTCGCCCGCGAGGAGACCGCGCCGACCGGGCTTCCCGGCGGCATCGCGATCCCGCACTGCCGCACCGCCGCGGTCGAGGAGCCCACGCTCGTCTTCGCGCGGCTCTCCCCGCCCGTCGACTTCGGCGCCAAGGACGGCCCCGCCGACCTCGCCTTCCTCATCACCGCGCCCGCCGGCGGCGACGCGACCCACCTCCAGCTGCTCACCAAGCTGGCCCGGGCGCTGGTGAAGCCCGCCTTCACCGACTCGCTCCGCGCAGCCGAGACCGTCGAGGAGGTCGTCGCGGAGGTCGCGCACGTCCTCGGCGCCACGCCCCCGGCGAAGAAGACGGCTCCCGCACCCGCGTCCGCGCCGCAGGAGGCCGCCCCGCAGGACGCCGCTCCCCCGGCCGCCGCGCCCACGGCGGGGCGCCGGCTGGTGGCGGTGACCGCGTGCCCGACCGGCATCGCGCACACCTACATGGCGGCCGAGGCCCTCGAGGCCGCCGCGGAGCGCGCCGGCGTCGAGCTCGCCGTCGAGACCCAGGGGTCCGCGGGCGCCAAGCCGCTCGCGCCGGCCACCATCGAGGCGGCCGCCGCGGTGATCTTCGCCGTCGACGTCGGGGTCCGCGACCGGCACCGCTTCGCCGGCAAGCCGGTGGTCTCCTCGGGCGTAAAGCGCCCCATCGACGACGCCGACGCGATGATCGCCGAGGCGCTGCGGTACGCCGACGACCCCGGCGCCCCGCGCGTCGAGGGCTCCTCCTCGAGCGGCGGCGGCGGCGACGCGACCGCCGGTGCCGGCGAGTCGTGGGGCGGACGCACCCGCCGGGTGCTGATGACCGGCGTCTCCTACATGATCCCGTTCGTCGCGGCCGGCGGCCTGCTGATCGCGCTGGCCTTCCTGCTCGGCGGCTACGAGATCGTCGACCACGGCCGGGCGATCGTCATCGACAACTCCCTGTGGGACCTCCCCGACCCCGCCGCGCTGGGCCTGGACCACGCGCTCTTCGGGTCCGGGCTGCTCGCCTACATCGGCGCCCTGTTCCTGGTGATCGGGCAGACCGCCTTCGCCTTCTTCATCCCCGCGCTCGCGGGCTACATCGCCTACGCGATCGCGGACCGGCCCGGCATCGCGCCCGGCTTCGTGCTGGGTGGCCTCGCCGCCAACACCATCGGTGCGGAGGGCGGCAGCGCCTACCCCGCCACCGGGTTCCTCGGTGCCATCGTGGGCGGCGTGCTCGCCGGCCTGATCGCGCACTGGATCGCGAGCTGGCAGGTCCCGGCCTGGGCCCGCGGCCTGATGCCGGTGCTGGTCATCCCGCTGCTCGCCAGCGTGCTCGCCGGCGGCCTGATGCTGGTGCTGCTCGGCCGGCCGATCAGCTGGCTGATGGGCCAGCTCGAGGACGGGCTGAGCTCGATGTCCGGCAGCAGCGCGATCCTGCTCGGCGTCGTGCTCGGCCTGATGATGGCCTTCGACATGGGCGGCCCGCTCAACAAGGTCGCCTACAGCTTCGCCGCCGCGGGCGTCGGCGGCGCCTCGCTGGCGACCGACGCCCCCGAGCTCCGGATCATGGCCGCCGTGATGCTGGCCGGCATGGTCCCGCCGATCGCCCTGGCGCTCGCGACCGTCCTCCGCCCCGGGCTCTTCTCGGTGCCCGAGCGCGAGAACGGCAAGGCGGGCTGGCTGCTCGGGGCCTCGTTCATCACCGAGGGCGCCATCCCGTTCGCCGCGGCCGACCCGCTGCGCGTCATCCCGGCGATCATGGCCGGCAGCGCGGTCACCGGCGGGCTCTCGCAGGCGTTCGACGTCAGCGTGCGGGCGCCGCACGGCGGCATCTTCGTGCTGTTCGCGGTCGACGGCGTCCTGTGGTTCCTCGTCTCCCTGGCCGCCGGCGTGCTGGTCGGCGCCGCCGCCGTCATCGTCCTGAAGTCCATCGGCAGGAAGCCGGCCACCACCGACCCCGCCACCCGCGCCAGCACCGACTCCACCACCGCCGCCGCCTGA
- a CDS encoding 1-phosphofructokinase family hexose kinase — MIVTLTPNPSHDRTVTLGGPLERGAVLRAESVLSQAGGKGVNISRASVAAGIPSIAVLPAAKDDPYVLELLSAGIDCRPVPTDGVLRVNITISEPDGTTTKLNSPGPTVTPEVLRELTASLRRRAASADWVVLAGSLPPGAPVGWYADLVAALRDTGARLAVDTSDAPLRALVERLGDAAPHLMKPNGEELASFTGGDADLLESDPAAAASAAATLVERGVETVLATLGAHGAVLVTRDGAWHATPPPTEVVSTVGAGDSSLFGYLLGEIRRLPPARRLALAVAYGSAAAGLPGTTIPQPTQVRDELVAVRELHLVSGE, encoded by the coding sequence ATGATCGTCACGCTGACCCCGAACCCCAGCCACGACCGCACCGTCACCCTCGGCGGCCCCCTGGAGCGCGGGGCGGTGCTGCGGGCGGAGTCGGTGCTCTCCCAGGCCGGCGGCAAGGGCGTGAACATCTCGCGCGCCTCCGTCGCCGCCGGGATCCCCTCGATCGCGGTGCTGCCCGCGGCCAAGGACGACCCCTACGTCCTCGAGCTGCTCTCCGCCGGCATCGACTGCCGGCCCGTGCCCACCGACGGCGTCCTGCGGGTCAACATCACCATCTCCGAGCCCGACGGCACGACCACCAAGCTCAACTCCCCCGGCCCGACCGTGACCCCCGAGGTCCTGCGCGAGCTGACGGCGTCCCTGCGCCGCCGCGCGGCCTCGGCGGACTGGGTCGTGCTCGCCGGCTCGCTGCCCCCCGGCGCGCCGGTCGGGTGGTACGCCGACCTGGTCGCCGCCCTGCGCGACACCGGCGCCCGCCTGGCCGTCGACACCAGCGACGCCCCGCTGCGCGCGCTGGTCGAGCGGCTCGGGGACGCCGCGCCCCACCTGATGAAGCCCAACGGCGAGGAGCTCGCCTCCTTCACCGGCGGCGACGCCGACCTGCTCGAGTCCGACCCGGCCGCCGCGGCCTCGGCGGCGGCGACGCTGGTCGAGCGGGGCGTCGAGACCGTGCTGGCGACCCTGGGCGCCCACGGCGCCGTCCTGGTCACCCGCGACGGCGCCTGGCACGCGACCCCGCCGCCGACCGAGGTGGTCAGCACCGTCGGAGCGGGTGACTCCAGCCTCTTCGGCTACCTCCTGGGGGAGATCCGCCGCCTCCCCCCCGCCCGCCGCCTCGCCCTCGCGGTCGCCTACGGCAGCGCCGCCGCCGGCCTCCCCGGAACGACCATCCCCCAGCCCACGCAGGTCCGCGACGAGCTCGTCGCGGTCCGCGAACTCCATCTCGTCTCGGGAGAGTAG
- a CDS encoding DeoR/GlpR family DNA-binding transcription regulator → MYAEERQQAMAQLVAERGRLSVNALSERYDVTTETVRRDLSALERMGLVRRVHGGAVPASTLAVIESGLLERDQANTPQKERIAKAALDLLPPAGSTVLLDAGSTTNRFASMLPRDHRLVVLTHAVPIAARLASHAQVELHLLPGRVRSTTQAAVGADTVAALERLRADVVFLGTNGVTTEHGLSTPDPDEAAVKRAMVHSARQVVVLADASKVGVESPVRFASLAEVDVLVTDTGIDADDEQELVDAGVEVVSA, encoded by the coding sequence ATGTACGCCGAGGAGCGCCAGCAGGCGATGGCCCAGCTCGTGGCCGAGCGCGGACGGCTGTCGGTCAACGCGCTCTCCGAGCGCTACGACGTCACGACCGAGACCGTCCGCCGCGACCTCTCCGCCCTCGAGCGGATGGGCCTGGTACGCCGCGTGCACGGCGGCGCCGTCCCCGCCAGCACCCTCGCGGTGATCGAGTCCGGGCTGCTGGAGCGCGACCAGGCGAACACGCCGCAGAAGGAGCGGATCGCCAAGGCCGCGCTCGACCTGCTGCCGCCCGCCGGTTCGACGGTGCTGCTCGACGCCGGCTCCACGACCAACCGGTTCGCGAGCATGCTCCCCCGCGACCACCGCCTCGTCGTCCTCACCCACGCGGTCCCCATCGCGGCGCGACTCGCCTCCCACGCGCAGGTCGAGCTGCACCTGCTGCCGGGGCGGGTCCGCTCCACCACCCAGGCCGCCGTCGGGGCCGACACCGTCGCGGCCCTCGAGCGGCTGCGCGCCGACGTCGTCTTCCTGGGCACCAACGGCGTGACCACCGAGCACGGGCTCTCCACGCCCGACCCCGACGAGGCCGCGGTCAAGCGCGCCATGGTGCACAGCGCCCGGCAGGTCGTCGTGCTCGCCGACGCGAGCAAGGTCGGCGTGGAGTCCCCGGTCCGCTTCGCCTCCCTCGCCGAGGTCGATGTCCTGGTGACCGACACCGGCATCGACGCCGACGACGAGCAGGAGCTCGTCGACGCCGGCGTGGAGGTCGTGTCCGCATGA
- the ptsP gene encoding phosphoenolpyruvate--protein phosphotransferase has product MVIGTHDASSTSAAVLTGTPVVPGVAFGPALLARAEVSPAAVEAFGDGSYADAEAALAAYDEAVAAVADEFVRKAEKASGAAAEVLTASAGLARDKGLRGAVRKHLRSGDGVLAAVRAGVEQFVGVFTGMGGLMAERVTDLRDIERRVTAYLVGEPAPGVPTPEEPSVLVAEDLAPSDTAGLDPALVLALVTERGGPTSHTAIIARQLGIPCVVGVGGAMELAGGTVLLVDGTAGTVETGADPAEAERKVVSDQETRAALSEWTGPGRTADGTAVKVLANVADGESAAQAADGPVEGVGLFRTELCFLDRQDEPSAEEQAEIYARVLQPFQGRYVVVRTLDAGSDKPVAFATMQGEENPALGVRGLRLSFDNPGLLDRQLDGIAAAAASTGTETWVMAPMVATVAEASEFAEKVRSRGLKAGVMVEVPSAALLAHRMLEAVDFLSIGTNDLTQYAMAADRMATDLAHLTDPWQPAVLQLIAITAHAGQQAGKPVGVCGEAAADPLLACALVGMGITSLSMAAAAVRPVGARLASVSMAVCEEVAEAALSAADPMAARAAVLEVLDRG; this is encoded by the coding sequence ATGGTCATTGGCACCCACGATGCGTCGAGCACCTCCGCAGCCGTCCTGACCGGCACGCCGGTCGTCCCCGGCGTGGCCTTCGGGCCCGCGCTCCTCGCCCGGGCCGAGGTCTCGCCCGCCGCCGTCGAGGCCTTCGGCGACGGGTCGTACGCCGACGCGGAGGCCGCGCTCGCGGCGTACGACGAGGCGGTGGCCGCGGTCGCCGACGAGTTCGTCCGCAAGGCCGAGAAGGCCTCCGGCGCCGCCGCCGAGGTGCTCACCGCCAGCGCCGGGCTGGCGCGCGACAAGGGCCTGCGCGGGGCGGTCCGCAAGCACCTCCGGTCGGGCGACGGCGTCCTCGCCGCGGTGCGGGCGGGCGTCGAGCAGTTCGTCGGGGTGTTCACCGGCATGGGCGGCCTGATGGCCGAGCGGGTCACCGACCTGCGCGACATCGAGCGCCGGGTCACGGCGTACCTCGTCGGCGAGCCGGCGCCCGGCGTCCCGACCCCCGAGGAGCCCTCGGTGCTGGTCGCCGAGGACCTCGCGCCGTCCGACACCGCGGGCCTCGACCCGGCGCTGGTGCTCGCGCTGGTCACCGAGCGCGGCGGCCCGACCAGCCACACCGCGATCATCGCCCGGCAGCTCGGGATCCCCTGCGTGGTCGGCGTCGGCGGCGCGATGGAGCTGGCCGGCGGCACCGTGCTGCTCGTCGACGGCACCGCCGGCACCGTGGAGACCGGGGCCGACCCGGCCGAGGCCGAGCGGAAGGTGGTCTCGGACCAGGAGACGCGGGCCGCCCTCTCCGAGTGGACCGGCCCGGGCCGGACCGCCGACGGCACCGCCGTGAAGGTGCTCGCCAACGTCGCCGACGGGGAGTCCGCGGCGCAGGCCGCCGACGGCCCGGTCGAGGGGGTCGGCCTGTTCCGCACCGAGCTGTGTTTCCTGGACCGCCAGGACGAGCCGAGCGCCGAGGAGCAGGCGGAGATCTACGCGCGGGTGCTGCAGCCCTTCCAGGGGCGGTACGTCGTGGTCCGCACGCTCGACGCCGGCTCCGACAAGCCGGTGGCGTTCGCGACCATGCAGGGCGAGGAGAACCCCGCCCTCGGCGTCCGCGGCCTGCGGCTCTCCTTCGACAACCCGGGGCTGCTCGACCGCCAGCTCGACGGCATCGCGGCGGCCGCGGCCTCGACCGGCACCGAGACCTGGGTGATGGCGCCGATGGTCGCCACCGTCGCCGAGGCGAGCGAGTTCGCCGAGAAGGTGCGCTCGCGCGGGCTCAAGGCCGGCGTGATGGTGGAGGTCCCGTCGGCCGCGCTGCTCGCGCACCGGATGCTGGAGGCGGTCGACTTCCTCTCCATCGGCACCAACGACCTCACCCAGTACGCCATGGCCGCCGACCGGATGGCCACCGACCTCGCCCACCTCACCGACCCGTGGCAGCCCGCCGTGCTGCAGCTGATCGCGATCACCGCCCACGCCGGGCAGCAGGCCGGCAAGCCGGTCGGCGTCTGCGGCGAGGCGGCCGCCGACCCGCTGCTCGCCTGCGCGCTCGTCGGCATGGGCATCACGTCGCTCTCGATGGCCGCCGCCGCCGTACGCCCCGTCGGCGCGCGGCTCGCCTCGGTCTCGATGGCGGTGTGCGAGGAGGTCGCCGAGGCCGCGCTCTCCGCCGCCGACCCGATGGCCGCCCGCGCCGCCGTGCTGGAGGTGCTGGACCGGGGCTGA
- a CDS encoding DUF559 domain-containing protein, translated as MHLSAAIPTDLAPSSRRSLRRRLVARAASAQDGVVSRRQVYALGVTRAEVRAEVAAERWQRIGVHCVATTTGRLSVPARHWVAVLEAGPRAVIDGESALVLAGLEHFTVDKIRVSVPRGARIRHRPSLIDIRQTRRWSADDLEPGPGPPRVRVAVAAVRAALWARSDRQAVLLLTMTVQQGLATVEAIAAEMLRVRRDRRRALIHQTLIDLHGGVGSLAELDVLRGCRERGMPEPDVQAVRRTPNGTYYLDFRWSRWRVALEVDGIQHAWAQHVVGDALRHNSIALDGDTVLRLPVLGLRVCPDEFFDQVLTALRRAGWTGLARPA; from the coding sequence ATGCACCTCTCCGCAGCGATCCCGACCGATCTCGCCCCCTCGTCGCGCCGTTCCCTCCGCCGCCGGCTGGTCGCCCGGGCCGCGAGCGCGCAGGACGGCGTCGTGTCCCGTCGCCAGGTCTACGCCCTCGGCGTCACCCGTGCGGAGGTCCGGGCCGAGGTCGCGGCCGAGCGGTGGCAGCGCATCGGGGTGCACTGCGTCGCGACCACCACGGGGCGGCTGTCGGTGCCCGCTCGGCACTGGGTCGCCGTGCTCGAGGCCGGTCCACGCGCGGTGATCGACGGTGAGTCGGCGCTCGTGCTCGCCGGCCTCGAGCACTTCACCGTCGACAAGATCCGGGTCAGCGTCCCGCGCGGCGCCCGCATCCGGCACCGGCCGTCGTTGATCGACATCCGGCAGACGCGCAGGTGGTCGGCCGACGACCTCGAACCCGGTCCCGGACCGCCCCGGGTGCGGGTGGCGGTGGCCGCGGTGCGCGCCGCGCTCTGGGCGCGGTCCGACCGACAGGCGGTGCTCCTGCTGACCATGACCGTCCAGCAGGGACTGGCCACGGTCGAGGCGATCGCCGCCGAGATGCTCCGGGTCCGGCGCGACCGCCGCCGCGCCCTGATCCACCAGACCCTGATCGACCTGCACGGCGGGGTCGGCTCGCTCGCCGAGCTCGACGTGCTCCGCGGCTGCCGCGAGCGCGGCATGCCCGAGCCCGACGTGCAGGCGGTGCGTCGGACCCCGAACGGCACCTACTACCTGGACTTCCGCTGGAGCCGGTGGCGGGTCGCGCTCGAGGTCGACGGCATCCAGCACGCGTGGGCGCAGCACGTGGTGGGCGACGCGCTCCGCCACAACTCGATCGCCCTCGACGGCGACACGGTGCTGCGGCTGCCCGTGCTGGGCCTGCGGGTCTGCCCCGACGAGTTCTTCGACCAGGTCCTCACCGCGCTCCGCCGCGCCGGCTGGACCGGCCTCGCCCGGCCGGCGTGA
- a CDS encoding response regulator transcription factor, whose product MRLVLAEDHALLRAGLTQLLEGNGFTIRAAVDNAGDLAVALRDPDADAAVLDVRLPPTHSDEGLRAAIAVRAERPGFPVMVLSQYVEHLYARELLASGEGAVGYLLKDRVADVEEFVEGVRRVAAGGTVLDPEVVATIMARRRSDPVDRLSPREREVLALMAEGRSNAAIATALVVTEKAVAKHINSIFTKLDLPLDTDDHRRVRAVLTWLRA is encoded by the coding sequence GTGCGCCTTGTCCTGGCCGAGGACCACGCCCTCCTCCGGGCCGGGCTGACCCAGCTCCTCGAGGGCAACGGGTTCACGATCCGCGCCGCCGTCGACAACGCCGGCGACCTCGCGGTCGCGCTCCGCGACCCGGACGCGGACGCCGCGGTGCTCGACGTACGCCTGCCGCCGACGCACTCCGACGAGGGGCTGCGCGCGGCCATCGCCGTACGCGCCGAGCGGCCGGGGTTCCCCGTCATGGTGCTCTCCCAGTACGTCGAGCACCTCTACGCCCGCGAGCTGCTCGCCAGCGGCGAGGGAGCGGTGGGCTACCTGCTCAAGGACCGGGTCGCCGACGTCGAGGAGTTCGTCGAGGGGGTACGCCGCGTCGCCGCCGGCGGCACGGTCCTCGACCCCGAGGTGGTCGCCACGATCATGGCGCGCCGCCGCTCCGACCCCGTCGACCGGCTCAGCCCGCGCGAGCGGGAGGTGCTCGCGCTGATGGCCGAGGGCCGCTCGAACGCCGCCATCGCCACCGCGCTGGTGGTCACCGAGAAGGCGGTCGCCAAGCACATCAACAGCATCTTCACCAAGCTCGACCTGCCGCTCGACACCGACGACCACCGCCGGGTGCGCGCCGTGCTGACGTGGTTGCGCGCCTGA